tgaaccaggacgttgaagtcttcaggctcatgtaccttctacctgaaggtagaggggagatgagtgtgtggccaggatggtgtgggtccttgatgatgctgccagccgttttgaggcagcgacagcgatagatcccctcgatggaagggaggtcagagccgatgatggactgggcagtgtttacaactttttgtagtcttttccgctcctgggcgctcaagttgccgaaccaagcctcgatgcaaccggtcagcatgctctctactgtgcacttgtagaagttagagggagtcctccttgacataccgactctccgtaaacttctcagaaagtagaggcgctgatgtgctttctttataattgcatcagtgttctcggaccaggagagatctgcAGAGATGTGCAACATACAACTTCTACGAGTGGTGGTTCAAATGACCATTGCAAGCTGTTCTATGTAAGTAGTGGAGATTCTGAGCAGTTGGGTGGGAATATTGGGAGAAGAAACTGATGGGAGCAAATGTATGTTGAACTATCGGCGTTGGTCTCAGAGGGTCACGGACGTACAAGTGCACGAATTACACTCACTGGGAATTTAACCGCGTTCATCAGCTCAGCCCTGAATTTACTCTGGGTCACCACGTAAATACACGTGTTAGTGCAGGAACTGAGCAGCTGCAGGAACCCCGACGTGGCCCTTGTGATGTAGTAATTACCGGTGGGGTTGTCGTCAACTCGCACCTTCGCAATAGATGTAAATATGTAAAAGAAAGCTTGCGTTGCCCACAGCAATATGAAAGTGCCCGTGATACTAAAGAGTAAAACAATTGATTTCCTGCggttctccatctccgggtccttGTCATTCTCTCGGTTGCTGCGGTCCCGGAGACCCCTGCGGACTCTGCTGGCCGCTACAATCCGCCTGACCGTCAGCACATTGAGCAGAAGAATCAGAAAGAACGGGATACAAGGGGTTAGAACGCGGTGTGTGACACCATACGCGATCCATGCAGACGACGTATAGAAGGTGGGTTTGACGTAGCAACCCCAGGGAACATTATCAAACACGTAGACAGGTACTAACGTAAAATACCAGGGGATGTTCTCTAAACAGCCCAGCACACTCACTGCCCCGATAATCACAGCCGCTGTTCTCTCAGTGCAATATCTTGTTTTCAGCTTTTCACAACAAATAGCCACAAACCGATCGAAGGTGAAGGCCACCGTCAGCCAGACAGAGATCGCGGTGGATGTAAAGACCAGGACTTCGGTAGTCATGCTCAGCAACGAATATGTGAAGTAAATTCGAATAGTCTTACGCAGAAACGGATCGGTGATGCCGACCAGGAGATCagacgctgccatggccaccaggtagagagtgatgcatttggagagaccgcaTTTACCTCGACAGAGAATCACAATCGCCAACAAGTTCACTGTGAAGGAGAGAAGAGATATTACTGACATAAGGCCCGCACAAAAGCATCCGAGGAACATTGTCTGATGGGAAGGTTTGCAAACTTCAAATTTCGTTGTCCAAATGACCTTTAGCCCAGTCAAAGTTCGGGGACTACAGCCTTTGAATCAAGGTGCCCACGCGACTCATCAAACACCAATGTATAGGAATGTTACACAATTTT
This region of Leucoraja erinacea ecotype New England unplaced genomic scaffold, Leri_hhj_1 Leri_1044S, whole genome shotgun sequence genomic DNA includes:
- the LOC129715163 gene encoding probable G-protein coupled receptor 139, which codes for MFLGCFCAGLMSVISLLSFTVNLLAIVILCRGKCGLSKCITLYLVAMAASDLLVGITDPFLRKTIRIYFTYSLLSMTTEVLVFTSTAISVWLTVAFTFDRFVAICCEKLKTRYCTERTAAVIIGAVSVLGCLENIPWYFTLVPVYVFDNVPWGCYVKPTFYTSSAWIAYGVTHRVLTPCIPFFLILLLNVLTVRRIVAASRVRRGLRDRSNRENDKDPEMENRRKSIVLLFSITGTFILLWATQAFFYIFTSIAKVRVDDNPTGNYYITRATSGFLQLLSSCTNTCIYVVTQSKFRAELMNAVKFPVSVIRALVRP